The Sinomicrobium kalidii region TAGAATGGTTGGCCCGATCATAGAGGAAGTAAGTTCCGAATATGAAGGAAAGGTTGTTGTAGGAAAGGTCGATGTAGATGCAAACCAGGAGTTTGCCGCGAAGTACGGAGTGCGTAACATCCCTACGGTATTGGTTTTTCAAAACGGTGAAGTTGTGGGAAGACAGGTAGGTGTGGCACCTAAGGCAACCTACACGGAAGCACTGGATTCGTTAATGTAACATTAGTGAATCATATATAACAGATTGAAAAAGGTTTGGCTCGCGGCCAAACCTTTTTTATTTTTATAGACATTTACTCACTAAGTGAGATTTAAAATGCTCAGACGCTTGCGTCGAAATACTTTTTTTCGGGTTTTCCGATTTATACCTCGTGTCCCGATAATTATTGGGATTGCCCCGAGGTAGTTGACTTTAATACGGTATCGTGGATATACAGAACGAATTAAATAACGTACAGCTCTTTAAAAATCTCAATCTGCTGGCCAATCAGGTAGTGGAGGGGTTTATCAGCGGAATGCATAAAAGCCCTTTTCACGGGTTTTCTTCCGAATTTGCAGAACACAAGATTTATAATCCCGGCGAGAGTACAAGGCATATAGACTGGAAACTGTTTGCCAAGACAGACAAACTGTATTCCAAGAGTTATGAAGAAGAGACCAATTTACGTTGTCATATCATTATAGACAATTCGTCTTCCAT contains the following coding sequences:
- the trxA gene encoding thioredoxin; this encodes MALEITDATFEEVVLKSDKPVMVDFWAAWCGPCRMVGPIIEEVSSEYEGKVVVGKVDVDANQEFAAKYGVRNIPTVLVFQNGEVVGRQVGVAPKATYTEALDSLM